CACGATACTGGCGTTCCCAGCTGGATTTCAATCCACGCCCCCCGCGAGGGGGGCGACTTAACGACATATTGCTATGCAGCATGGCACAACATTTCAATCCACGCCCCCCGCGAGGGGGGCGACACAGTCGATGCGCTGCGCCGCGCCGCCTCGAAGATTTCAATCCACGCCCCCCGCGAGGGGGGCGACCCGCCGTGATGGCACGATACTGGCGTTCCCAGCTGGATTTCAATCCACGCCCCCCGCGAGGGGGGCGACGTCAGTGATGTCGATTTGCTCCAAATAAAAATCATTTCAATCCACGCCCCCCGCGAGGGGGGCGACTGGCTTGTGGTCTAAATCCATGCTTCCCAGCTGGATTTCAATCCACGCCCCCCGCGAGGGGGGCGACTGCAGACCGTGGGGTCGCATCAGTCTGGATCCCATTTCAATCCACGCCCCCCGCGAGGGGGGCGACGTCTTTGGTCGTTCTGGTACACAATCTGTCGTACATTTCAATCCACGCCCCCCGCGAGGGGGGCGACTTGGCTTGTGGTCTAAATCCATGCTTCCCAGCTGGATTTCAATCCACGCCCCCCGCGAGGGGGGCGACCGGCATGGTGGCGGGGAATATGTCCGATAAGTTGGAATTTCAATCCACGCCCCCCGCGAGGGGGGCGACGTATTGCAGCTGCCGGTCGGTCAATGGTGTGTCGGATTTCAATCCACGCCCCCCGCGAGGGGGGCGACGCGCAGGAAATGGCGCTGGCCTCCGAGGCCGTCGACGTATTTCAATCCACGCCCCCCGCGAGGGGGGCGACAGCAAAGATGCACAGTTTTACCTGCGGATCTTTGACAAACAAGTAGAACTTTTGCGTTTTTTGGGAAAAATACGGGGTGGTTGCCTGAGAAACCCGGAGAAAGACCGGCGTTTTCTCGGGAAAAGCCTTGCGAACCTCCCGGAAATATCTGGTCACTTGGACTTCGCAGGGGGCGGGAAGGCGCGTCCCGGATACCCGTGCGCCGTACCACTGCCGCGCCGGGCGGCGTGTGTCAGAGGATCAGGGGATCCTCCGGCAGATAGGTGCTCTTCGTACCGAAATGCTCCACTTTTTTCTCATATTGCTTCCCTAGATAGTAAAAGCGCAGACTGTCTTTCTCAGAATCCATGATGGACGGGAGCTGCGCCTGCAGGCGGCGGCACTGCCCTGCGTCCAGCAGGCACTCAAACACGGAATTTTGCACCCGCTGTCCGTAGTCCACGCACTTTTTAGCGATCTGCCGCAGGCGCTTGCGCCCGGCGGCGTCCTCGGTGTTTACATCGTATGTGATCAGCACCAGCATAGCATCACTTCCATAAAAACGGCGGATAGCCGTCCAAGTCGCCGCGGAGGCAGCGAGCCAACAGTAGCGCCTGCGCATAGGGGATCATACCCCAACTCAGCTTTTCCCCCAGATAGGGGTGGGTCAGCGTGTCCTGCTTCCGCTCCTGCCAGGTCTTCAGGAATTTCCGGCGGCCGTCATCGGACAGCAGCACCGCACCACTGTCCTGCATCTGAAAGTCCTCCGGGCGCAGCATTCGATTGTTCACGAGGGTCAGCACGAAGCGGTCTGCCATGCAGGGCCGCAGCTCCTCCATCAGATCCAGCGCCAACGACTGCCGTCCCGGCCGGTCGCGGTGGAGGAAGCCTACATAGCTGTCCAATCCGACGCTTTCCAAGGCGTTGGCACAGTCGTGTGCCAGCAGACTGTAGGCGAAAGACAGCATGGCGTTTACCCGATCCAGCGGCGGCCGACGGCTTCGTCCGTGGAAGAAGAATGCCTCCTTCCGGCTCAGGAGCATATGATCGAGGACGTCGAAATACGCGGTGGCGGCAGCGCCCTCTATTCCCCGCAGGGAGTCCAAGTCAGCGGCAGCCAGCACCTGTGGCAGCATGGCCCGGAGGTTGGCAGCGGCTTTTTCCAATCCGCAGTCCGCCACGCGGGGCGCATGATCCCGCAGGGTACGCTGGATGCTGGCGGCACCGTTGCTCAGCTTGCCGAAGATCATGGTGCGGGCTATCTCACAGCTGCGAGCGGGGTCGTCAGCGATACGGTACTGCTCACGGCGGAGCAGTACGTTGCCGCTGCTCTCGCCGCAGGTGCGGGCAAGGAAACGTCCGTGCGGGGAGCAGAAGGCCAGACCGATCCCGGCCTCTGCACATTTGCCCATCAGCGCAGGGGAGGCACCGGCGTAGGAGAAGCTG
The genomic region above belongs to Vescimonas coprocola and contains:
- the cas2 gene encoding CRISPR-associated endonuclease Cas2; translation: MLVLITYDVNTEDAAGRKRLRQIAKKCVDYGQRVQNSVFECLLDAGQCRRLQAQLPSIMDSEKDSLRFYYLGKQYEKKVEHFGTKSTYLPEDPLIL
- the cas1c gene encoding type I-C CRISPR-associated endonuclease Cas1c, which gives rise to MKQLLNTLFITSEDIYLSLEGENVLANRDKTVVARYPLHTLQAIVSFSYAGASPALMGKCAEAGIGLAFCSPHGRFLARTCGESSGNVLLRREQYRIADDPARSCEIARTMIFGKLSNGAASIQRTLRDHAPRVADCGLEKAAANLRAMLPQVLAAADLDSLRGIEGAAATAYFDVLDHMLLSRKEAFFFHGRSRRPPLDRVNAMLSFAYSLLAHDCANALESVGLDSYVGFLHRDRPGRQSLALDLMEELRPCMADRFVLTLVNNRMLRPEDFQMQDSGAVLLSDDGRRKFLKTWQERKQDTLTHPYLGEKLSWGMIPYAQALLLARCLRGDLDGYPPFLWK